TAGAGATTGAGAGAGGttggttattattataatactGGCTTGTTTGAAAGAacttttattattgaatttgatttatcaCAAAAAGACTTCCGTTGGGGCTATAGATGATTTTTCTAAGACTAGGCATAAAATTATTGCTATAACTTCAAGGCATGGGTGGTCAAACCTGCCTTGTTGAGGAATTTGTCTCCGTTCACTTCTTTTCCCTGGGTTTGAGGAAAAGCATCCTTAAGGACAAGATAATCCAGTTCTTGAGAGTTTACACAATAATATAAACCACATAGATGTTGGATTATGGATTACTCAGTTTTTACTCTGGAAATTATATGTAGTGTATGGAAAAAGCATGCTAAATATGAATCGTTGCACTGACAAATGAGTCTTAAAAATTAGGTATACccttttttcattgttttctaGGTTCAATATACTAGAACTGCAAACACTAGAAAGGTAAAATGggatatatgtttttttatccaTTATGTTATGGTAGCTTTTAAAAAAGAGTAAAACATGCAATAGATCATTTCACCCTTGCAGTCTTGGATTCATATATTTTGGTTTGTCTATAAAGTGAATGACCAGAATGGTAAGTTATTGTTCCATACTCATATATGCTCTGTTATGATTTTTATAACGATATTACAGTATTGAAAAAACTGAGTTACCTgcattttaagtttttgttttgttgacaTGGGTTGTAGTTATTGCCTTGTGGaacaaaaattgtttttgtccATTATCTGGATAGTCATGCATgtgatttattgttaatttttatgatatgttTCTAAAACCCATTAtacaaaagtttttttttttttttaatgtaatgcAAAGCATTTTGAATTGTGAAATTCTGGAGACATGTATCCATTGTATCTGATATTTAGGGATAGAATGAAGgaaattttgaactttttgatctagatttttattgaattttgaatttggaaGCATGAGATGAATATATTCTGACTGATGACTAATTATGCCTCTGATAAACCTGGGAAAGCATTTGATTAAGTTTCAACAAGTTTGTGGTTCATAGATTGAATGTGTTCTACATAGGAGGATTGTCATTCGTTAGTTCATAATTgcatttgaaatattttttatcttggtTCATGATTGAATGCCTTCTGCATAGAAGAATTGTCATcttatttcaacatttaattatttttatgaaagtgTTGCtacattaatttgtatatttgcCTCTGACGTTTGCAGCATTTTGCTATACCTGCTGTATTGGTTGAGAATAGTGGTAGATgcaataaaaatgagagtgatgAGAAGGTTCAGTTTCTGTGCACTCTTATTGATCATTTTGTCACATGTTTGAGTGCCTCGAGTATTTATGGATTACTCGTTTTAATGCCAGATTCTTCCAAATGGTGAAGCTTGGGTTGCAAACTTGATAAAAATAATCACAGACGTTGCCACAAATAAGAGCAAACCTGTTATTGTTGACAAGAAGTTGATTGATGGGTCCAGCTCAGATGATAAGGGGAAATTGTTGATTCCTGTCATTCTTGGACTTCAGGTAAACCTTAAAGGGTTTCTTAACTTGATGTCTCCGTTGAGCAAGCTTGACAAACATATTTCTTTATACTATGTCATTTCATGTTTCAGTGGTTTATCTTGAAATGGATTGAACGAGCAATTAAAGATGACATTGCGAGGGAGAAAAGGGGTTTCTGAAAACTGCATGACAGTTGTCAGGGCAAGATCAAGTTGCAATCATGGCCTTTCAATGGTTCTTTATTCAGAGCTGCTTCTGaatattttgtgtattttaACCTTTGGTTTTCTGTGATGCTCAAATTAAGCTAAGATTCTGCAAGAGTTATTGATAGCTGTTCACTTTAAAAGCAGGAGCTTATTTCATGGGATATCAGATAATAGAGTTATGTTTGGATTTGTCATATGTCATGGTTTGTGCTAGCATTCtgtaattcttttatttgatgtCTTTCCTTTTGGCTCTTACGCTGATAtcactttttattttctaagtTGTTTGTTGCCATGCCAACATTAACATGGTCTTTGTGACAATGTTCATGGGCATATCAGGAGTGAAATCAGAGGTGGTGATACTGTATGAAGTTTGAagcattattattatgataGGTTGTGACAGTATTTCCTCAGGCCAACAAACGCATGCTCGATCAAACCTAGTTCCCCCACCTATGCATGCTAAAGATAATATGTGTCACCTCCTTGGTGGACCCTGATGTGTGCTTTTAAATATGAGAAAGGGCTGTGAGCAGCCTTCTATCCATCTCAAGCTTGGCAGTCATACGTTGTAGCTGTTTCTCTTCCTTTCTGCGAAGATTGCGGAGACTTGAAAGAACTGAGGCAGGGCGAGAGAAGGGGGACCGGTGAGTGGAAGCTTTTTATACTGTCGATTCCATGTCAGTGGATTCGAGCTTATCATTAAGCACACCACTTCAGGCTGATACAATCATTGTTGACAGCGCAAGCAtggtgaaaataataataaaaaacacgTACActaattattagttaaattaaagcttattatcataatatttttaaaatcaaattaatggttggattagttattttattgttttgagatttgatcaatttaattatataactaatcgatataatttattattaaattattatatattttttaaataatattaaatatttattattttttaaacataaaatatatgaaacatataaaatataattttaaaaatattaattaaataattaatattctattacataaataaaaaaattaattattaatttaattaagctcttataaattataattctttacagtttaataatataaaaatggtataatattatataaatttaattttattgattttaaataattttttttaacaaatttattaaatttaactgaattttaaataaattaatatttttatttataccgAATCAGATTATAACACTAAACCagattataaattgatttatattttaacaatCAAACTGATATATCTCGTTTTGTTTTTAAAGCACTGATTAGAACCCATGCCAGAGAGAGATCAAGTAACTGGCATTGAAGAAGCAGTAGGTCCCAATGATGATTAGAAGTCAGCTGTGATTAACAATGGGGAGCCACCACTACCACCACCATGCAGAAAGAGGTATTAATAAATCGTTGTTCATCATGGCATGCGAAAAAAAGTAGAATTTCAGAAAAGAAGCCCTCAGTTGGACCTTGCTAATCCGCTATTTATATCCTCTTACATCTTGAGCAGAAAGAGTACAATAACATCAACATGGGTCGTAACTTAAAGAATGCAGTCATTGCGTTAGTCACTCCCCTTCCTTCCATACTCTTTTATCTGTCATTTCTTAATCACTATAATCAATCTCTTACTACTCAACCTGTGTGGCCATGGTGCTATTACCACCCTCTTCTTTTATGCaatattttcttcctcttcaacgTCAATGTTCTCTTCTGGGTCATCAGTCACATTCAGAATAGCCACTGGGTCCGTCCTTTCACCCCTTCCATtctttctttttgaatcatATCTTTTCTCAATTAactaatttattgttatttttgtgtGAATGAAGATGATCGATTTGTACTGGACAGTTATACCAGTAATGCTCGTTCATTACTTCGCAACACACCCATTGGGACAGTATAACCATTGGAGGTCAACAATAGTGATAATATTGACATGGGTGTGGAGTGTGAGGCTGACTCATAACTACTTCAGGCGTGAAAATTGGCAGTGGGGTGCCAGGGAAGACTGGCGGTTCACGGATATGCGCGCTCAGTATGGCAAACACTGGTGGTGGGTTTCCTTCTTTGCTGTCTACTTTTCTCAACAGGTGAATCCAAGTTATATGTCTCCGTTGCAAATTTGTACACTCCCTTAACCTAAAATATAGAGTTTTCTGAACTTGGATAAATGCTAGACGAAATGCCTTAACGAGCTCTCAATTGTTATGTTATATTCTCCAAGAATTTTTGGTGTATATTCCTTACACTTAAACACCTTTGCAGGTATTTCTGATTGGAGTGTGCTTGCCATTGTATGTTGTGCATTCGGTTGACAAGCCATT
This sequence is a window from Mangifera indica cultivar Alphonso chromosome 5, CATAS_Mindica_2.1, whole genome shotgun sequence. Protein-coding genes within it:
- the LOC123215846 gene encoding uncharacterized protein C594.04c-like, yielding MGRNLKNAVIALVTPLPSILFYLSFLNHYNQSLTTQPVWPWCYYHPLLLCNIFFLFNVNVLFWVISHIQNSHWMIDLYWTVIPVMLVHYFATHPLGQYNHWRSTIVIILTWVWSVRLTHNYFRRENWQWGAREDWRFTDMRAQYGKHWWWVSFFAVYFSQQVFLIGVCLPLYVVHSVDKPLNIWDFVAVVVCVCGIVIAYFADTQLYEFVTRNNKLKELGKPVVLNLDRGLWCYSRHPNYFGEQLWWWGLVVFAWNLGHGWTFVGALINSMCLAYVTILVEERMLKQEYRAEAYRLYQKTTSVWIPWFNSSATGEKQKSV